The genomic segment AATCCTCTTCTCCGGTAGGCTCCTAGCCTTAGCTACAAGCACGTAATCCTCCCTAGTAATGCTTATTGCCAAGCTCCTAGTGCCGAAGACCCAGCCTGGGAATATGACTAAGAAGTAGGTTAGAAGTGGGAGGGCTAGGTGCCTCATTACATCGAGTATGAATTTAGCAGTGAAGCCAGGTGTAACGTTTGATGAGTAGGCTCCGGCTATGGGAGCTATCTTTAAGAGTACGCCAAATATTATTATTAGTATTAATGCTAGGACATAGGCTGGTATTGACTGGAAGAAGGATAATGAACCATTTATTAACGCATCCACTACGCCTGTCTTGGAGGCTGCGTAAAGCCCCAGTATGTAGCCTGTTGCAAAGGCTAATGTTAAGGATACTGCAACCAATAGTATTGTCCAGGGAGCAGCAGTAGCTATAATCTTACTAACTGGCGCCCTATATATTAGTGAGTAGCCTAAATTACCGTGGAACACACTCCACATGTACCCAGCCCAACTCACTATTGGGTTTACGTTAGGGTTATAGCCAGCTAAGGCAGCCGCCATTATCTTAGCCTGCTCGTAAGGTATACCCCTCTGCAGTAGACCCACTAGGATTATTTGGTACGGGTTACCAGGCATTGCGTGTATTAGGAAGAATGATATGCTTATTGCGAAAACTAACTCGGCGAAAACAATAGCTATACTCTTGGCGGCCCAAATTGAGGTATTTATTACGTCTCTCCTAGCCATAAAGTATATTTAGCTACCTCTCCTATATAAGTTTTTCCCATAATGCATCATTAGGTGAACACAATTCATCGTATTTAACTTAACTTTACTCAGGTAAATAAATATTACCTACTATATGCTGACAAATAACCATGCTATTAAGTGTACTGATAACTAACCTACACCTATATTAACGTAGTGCCGCATATGTTGCAAACCATGAACCTAGATTAGACTTGATTAACCTTCGTTACTATATTGAACCTAGTTATAGCTATTGAGTCTAATAGTCAACCAACTCAATACTAATTACCATTTGCAAAAAGTTAATATACGAGATTCCATAATAGCTTATATGAGCCATACTGCTCATGTGTTAAGGAGGTACCTACCTATATTAGCCTTCATATCCGTTTTAACAATGTACATTGAAATGGCTGTGCTTCCTTCAATATACAGGATTGAGAATGAATTCAGCGTCTCAGCCTCGGAGGTTTCATGGGTTTTATCCGCTGAAACCCTAGGTGGCTTAGCCTTAGCACCAGTGATAGGTAAGTTAGCTGATGAGTACGGTAAGAAGAGGGTACTTATGATTGTTCTAGTTATCTACACAGTGTCAGTGCTATTCACCAGTATTTCACCGAACTTCTCAGCCTTAGTGGCCTTTAGGGCTCTGCAGGGTATTGGATTAGGTATTAATCCAATAGCCTACACCATATTGAGGGAACGATTACCTAGAGAGCAGCTACCTATGGCTCAGGGTATCATAGCATCCACCTTCGCGATAGGTGGCGCAGTCGCATTACCCATAGGTGCATTCATAGCCCAGTACTATGATTGGCAAACAGTATACTGGACCGCATTACCACTCTTAATCGCTGCAATACTGGTTGCGTACAGGGTGTTACCTGATTCAAGAGGCAACATGAGTAAGGAACCTATTGATCTACTGGGATTAGCCTCATTATCCTTAAGCTTCCTTATAATTGGACTAGCCTTAACATACGCGCATCAGATTGGTTGGACATCACCATTAACGTTGGGTGGGGTGGTAATTGGGTTAATTGTGTTTGGCTTATTCCTAAGACACTCCAGGAGGGCGCCTAATCCAATAATCAGCATTGAAGACTTCTCAAACCCTAATGTGGCAGTCCCCCTTCTAGCATCATTCGTATCCGGGTTTGGACTATTCCTACTCTTTCAAGCCCTGGTCTACCTATTTGAGCTGCCTAGGCCAGTGGGCTTTGGTATGGATATATTATCCACAGGCATTACTCTAGCCCCAATAAGCATAATAATGTTAATTGTTGGGCCAGCCTTTGGGGCATTATCAGGTAGAGTTGGTGTAAAACCAATACTAGTGGTTGCACCATTAATAGCAGCCCTTGGTTCACTGATTCTAGCCGTGACATCGCTAGACTACTCGTTAACGGTGGCTGATGTTATGATTACCCTAGTGGTTACATTAATCGGTATAGGCGGCATGATGGTGACTAGGATAACAGTACTCATGATGTCCGCATCCGAGAGGAGACTCGCCACAATAACTGGTACTAATACGACGATGAGACTAATGGGTAATACCCTTGGTCCAGTATTCGCAAGCTCTATACTAGATACGTATAAGCAGGGGGTGTTAATGGGTATGTTAGGTAAATTACCGATACTGTACATGGTTCCCTCAAGGTTATCCTTCTACTACATATTCATGTCATCAGCGGTTTCATCAATATTAACCGCATTAATAGCGTTAAAGGTAAGGGAAACCGTGAAGGGTGCGGGTAAGGTTAAAGTAAGTATTCCAGTGCAGGGATAGAGATAATTATTGAAGACACCATGAGCGTTAACCATAATCCATACTCCCTATTCCTAATTACCTGGTAACCATCAAGAGGTGGTATTGGGAGGGAGTTAAATAGGGCTAGTATGGAATTAAGGATATAGGTTAAGTGCAGAGCAAGCAGTAGCGTAATGTTAATATTAGCGGTGAATAGGGTTAACGCATAGAATAGCGCAGCCATTATTACATTAGTCCCAGGCCCAGCTAAGGCTATAAGAGCCCTGTACTTACTATTCTCCTTACCCAATATGTTTGGTCCAATAGCCACTGCCCCTGGGGCACCCATCATGAACGGTGACCTAGCCGCTAATCCTATTAAAGCCGTCACAAGGAGCATTACTAGGCCATACTTAACAAGCTTAAAGCATGCAATGTAGCCGAGCCTCCTAGCAACGTACCTATGCATTAATTCATGGGCCATGAATGCCGTTACGGCAACTAGAGCTGAGGCTAAGGAAATAGGACCCAGTAGGCTTAAGTCAACTAGCCAATACTGGGAGAAGAGCATGAATGATGCTATGAAGACTGCTAAGCCTGAAATCACTAAGTCCCTACGTTCAAGTAAACATAGGCTCACCTAATCCCCCTTAAGGCATTAGGAGCCTTATTAATATGGTTAACTCCGTTTGTACCTACACCTTCATTTCGGTTATTTCGTGGTTAGGTGTAGGGACTTAGCCTTCGACGCATTCCTATCGCGTGTGGGCCACGGGCTCCGTTGAGACCAACGGCATGGGGCTACCATCTCCAGCTCTCTTCAATAGATTATATAATGTTACCACATACCTATGCCAAGACTCTCCTCCCTTCTAACATTTACTAACCCTTAGGGTAGAGCTCCCATTGGGTTGGTATGTGATTTTTGAGTTGCGGATGAGGGTAAGCTAATGAGGCGTAGGATGAGTTCACGAGGATTACAGGAACCTTAACCTAGATGTAAAGTATCCTATACTTAGCAAGCCTTCCTAGACCTCAGTAACCCTCCATAAAACTAGTTAAAATAAATGAACATGAAAACACATCCATTAACGTAAAAAATGATTCTGCCCCTTAAAGTAACCTAGTTACCTTAACCAGGTACTGTTTAGCCAGTTCCTCAGCCCATTGAGGAAGCTTCACATTATCCAGTACCGTATTGACCAATTGCTCCACTTGACCACACTCATACTCATCATTAACCTGTTCCCTACAGAGTTTAACAAGGTACTTACATCTAGCTTCGAAGAGGCTACGGCTCATCCTTACCTTAACGCATTCATGATTGTACGTGTACCCTGCCTTAAGGTCCCTCAAGTGTAGGTAAAGGTGAGCTGCCGCCCTACCTAAATCCATTGGGCCGGGCTTAACGTAAATGCCTTCTTTAATCGCATAGCAGCTTCCCTTACCCATGTATATGTTAACCACGCGTAAATTAGCCTAGTATTTCTTAAAAACGCTTACCCACTAATTCATGGATGCTACATGCAATCAGTATAGTGTAGTTTAACCTAGAGGTAAGTTAATATACTGTATAATACTCACCACCAGTGAGCGAGTATGAAGAGTGTAAGGAGATTAAATCCAGTGGTGAAGAGGGTTCCAGTTGACCCAATTAAATACTATGATTCAGTGGGTGAATTAATGCTTGACTTCATGGTTAATAGGACTACTCAAGTCATAGTGCAGCAATCCAGTGGTGTTAGGTTAATTAGGAGTATTGAGGGTAAGCCAATAATAATAAGTAGTATTAATGACTTGAAATCCTTCGTTGCCCAAGGTGGATTAGACTTCATGGCCTCCGTTAAGCCTATAGGTTCAAGCAATGTCGATGTCCTGGTTGCTGATATTAAGGTTAAGCAGGCTATGTTTAACACGCCTGAGGGTTACTTAATCATGCACATAGCCTCTAATGCAGTAAGACTGGGGTTTGAGGCTGTGGGTGTTAGTAGCATGTTAATGTACTTTGATGGTATGAATGGCTTTAAGGTTTTTGCTAAATTGAATGAGGAGGGCGTCGAGTTAAAGAACGCTACTAGGTTACTTAGAATAATCATTGACGCTGCACAGAGGGCTATGAAGAGGTTTAGTAGGTTCAGCGGATTAATGAGCAACATAACCCTGGGTATTAACACACTGAGTAAAGTTAAGGCATTTAGAGTGCCCTTATCAATACACTGGTCAACTAAGTTATCTGCAATACCTATACTACACTTCTGCGTCAAGAACTTCTCCCTAATGGATGCGGAACCCATTAGAACCATGAGTAGCTCCAGCGTGTACTCATTCATTAGGAGCATTAAACCTAATTCAATAAACATGGCTCAACTATTGGCTAATGAGGATTACGTGTTAACGTATAGGATTAAAGCGCACATACTCAGCGGCATTAGGCTTGAATGCTGAATGTGGGTTATGCTTAATAACTCCTGACTGTAATTAACCTAGGATGAAAATTAGGGCAGTAACCTTATTCACGGATGATTTAGCCTCATTACCTAACCTGCTAGATAGGGTTAATGCAGGCATTAGCGCAGTCTCCTCCAAATATGGTGTAAGTGTTGTGACTAAGAGGGTTACGTTACCGTTCGTAAGCAGTATTAATGCAGCTAAGGAGCAACTTCGGATACTTAAATCCATAGCCGCAAGGAGGGGTTACGTTTACTCAGGCTTAAGCCTCATGACCCCCCTAGACCCCACTACCGTAGCTAAGTTGATTGAGGAGTACGATACGTACTCCATGATCTGGATGCCTGACTACGATGATGATGCAGCCAACTTCTACGTTAACCTGCTTAAGGCAATGTCCTCCGAGGAACCATTAGCTGCCAGAAAAGTGGCAGTACTCCTAGGGGACTTAATTGAAACCCCATATTACCCAGCATCAGTTAATGTTAAGGGTGGTACTGGGTTATCAATAGCCATCCTCTACGCCTCAGACCTACTTAGTGGTAGTGGTGACTTGCAAAGAAGAATTAAGAATTTAGTGGGTAAGGCTAATGCAATAGGTGAGGAGTTGAGTGAATTAGCCGGTGTGGAGTATAGGGGTATTGACGCATCATTATCCCCATGGGGTCAGGATTCCGTAGTTAAGGTGATTGAGAAGGCGGGTGGATTGAGGTTCGGTGAATTAGGGACCTTGGCAGTCATTGGCCTTATTAATAGGTTAATAAGCGAGTTACCTCTCAGTAAGACAGGCTTCAATGAAATAATGTTACCGCTGGGGGAGGATGATGAATTAAAGGCGAGGTTCAATGATGGTTTAGTTGACTTATTTAAATTAATATCATATACGCAAGTTTGTGTGGCGGGTATTGATATGGTTCCAGTACCGATTAGTGAATTGGGGTTAATTAAAAACCTAATTCTTGATTTATCTGAGGTAGTTAGGGTTAAAGGCCGTTCACTAGGTATTAGGCTTATTCCAGCTAGGGAAACCAGTATTGACCTTGGGGAGGACTTCGGTAAATCCCCTGTAATTAGCTTGTTAACAGGTAAAGTTCTTAAATAATGCTACATAGATTATATACTTTATTATAGAATACTTTTAAACACCACTGAGGTTAACTAAGCATGCCTAACTGGTACTGGGACGTTAAGCCAAGTGACGTCCCAAGAATAGTAGTGGAACCCCCTGGGCCTAGGGCTTTAAGCATAGTTAAGAGTGATGAATCATTAATAATGCAGTCCTTTGGACGATGGTACCCCCTAGTGATTAAGAGGGGGCTTGGTCCTGTGGTTGAGGATGTTGACGGTAACTTGTACATAGACTTTAATTCAGGTATAGCGGTCATGAATGTTGGGCATTCCCACCCAAGGGTAGTTAAGGCCATAAGGGATCAGGCCAGTGAATTCACTCACTATAGTTTAACGGACTTCTACTATGAATTAGCCGTAAAGCACGCGTCAATGCTTATTGAAGTAACCCCAATAAGCGGTGAGAAGAACGTTTTTTACGCTAATTCAGGTACTGAGGCCATAGAGGGGGCTCTTAAGATCGCTAGGGGGCATTTTAGGAATCAGAGGCCTTACGTTATGGCCTTTCTAGGCGCATTTCATGGAAGGACTTACGGCTCAATGTCGTTAACGGCCAGTAAGCCCATTCAGAGGCTTGGGTTTAACCCAATGATGCCTAACGTGATTCATGCACCGTACCCATACCCATACAGGTGCCCCTTCGGTAGGAAACTGAGTGAGGAGGAATGCGGTGAACAGGCCTTATCATTCATTGAGGATTGGTTACTTGGTAGATTAGTTGACCCAAGCGAGGTAGCCGCAGTTTTCATAGAGCCTATTCAAGGTGAAGGAGGTTACGTTGTACCACCTATTAACTTCATGAGGGGGTTAAGGAAGCTTACCGAGGAGCATGGTATAATGCTAGTGGTTGATGAGGTTCAGTCAGGCTTTGGTAGGACTGGTAGGTGGTTTGCGGTTGAGCATTTCGGTGTTCAACCTGACTTAATCGCAATGGCTAAGGCCATAGCGGCAGGCTTACCGCTTGGTGCAATTGTAGGTAAAGCTGATTTAATGAAACTACCTAAGGGTTCCCATGCCAATACATTCGGGGGTAATCCAGTAGCCTTAGCTGCAGGTATTGAGGTCATTAATATTATTAGGGATGAAGACTTACTTACAAATGCCTCAAGAGTAGGAGACTACATCATGAGAAGGTTCAGGGAGGAGGCTAATTCAAGTAGGCTAATTGGCGACGTCAGGGGGCTTGGGTTAATGATTGGGGTTGAGCTTGTTAAGGATAAGGTAAGCAAGGAACCTGCAGTTAAGGAACTTGGGGAAGTTTTAATGAGGTCGTTTAAGAGGGGTGTAGCCGTGATAGGTGCAGGTAAGTCAACAATAAGAATTGCGCCACCGTTAAACATACCTATTGAGCTTGCTGAGAAGGCTGTAGATATAATAATAGAGTCAATAAGAAGCGTGGAGAGGGATTACGTTAATCCTGGGGGCACTTAATGATCATCTTAGGCTTAGTTAAGGTTATTGCATACGCATCAGCAACATCATCAATTAACCCATTGGTAGACACCCAACTCCTCAACCTGGAGGACTCAAGCTCATCAATGATTAATACGTTATCGGCTATTAAGCATAAATCCTTAACACTCCTCCTTAGAAACCTATGCACAATAGGTGAATCCCCCACGGCAACATAACCAAGCTTACCGTTTATTACCTTAAGCAGCTTCATTAATTTAACTGGAGTTAACACATCACCAATTAATGGAGTATTATCATAAACTAGGATAACGCCAACCCTTTCAGTACCATAATCAATACCCATTTTAATTAAACCACTGTTAAGTACACTAGATACTGCATTAATCAACTCACCCATTAACTCCACGTGTTCAACACTCCTACCCACCTTAATGCAGTTACCAATGCACTCAGCATCAATGTAGTAATCCAGCACGCATACTTCATTACCAGTAGCCTTAATCACAGTGGAGTCAACATACTTAACGCTAATGGGGCCAGCGATTATTCTACTTAACTCATTAAACACACTTCTCCTACCCATGAATAGGATCTCCAGCACTGAGTCTAGTAATACGTAGTGTAATTTATATCCTTTACCCAAATCCTAATTCACAGTACCTATTTGAATAGAAAGAACATGATTTAAGGAAAAAATGGAATTTTAAATAACCTTAAATGAGGTAAACCATCACCTCCTCCTCATTAGTATTATAGCCACAGCCGCTGCAACCACTACAACCACGACAACAGCAACCACAGCATATAATACGTATGAGGGTGTAACAACCTTAGTTACAGTAGCTGGAGCGGTTGAAGTAGTAGTTGATGTGGTTGTGGCTGTAGCCGTGGGTGTCTTGAATGAAATATGAGTTAACAACGTAGTCCAAGCCTCAGTCTGTATACTAGGTAGGTTACTCCATATTGACGTGTCATTAAGTGGCCAATTAATGTACTGAGTATTTATGAAGAATACTTGAGTATTCCTATCAATCTGTATGAATGGTACGTAGTGGTTCCAAGCCCACATTGAGATTGCGTAGCATGAGAATGTCCTAGCTGGATTAAGCTGATACTTGTAGCATGCCTGAAGTGGGCTAACCTGTGTACCATTAGGTAACGTAATCACCATGTTCCAATGAGTCACGTTAAATGGATAGCCCTGGAAGTAGGCTGCTGGTATTGGGCCTTCTGGGAAGAATGATGGTAAGCCAGGTTCTGGTGCACCATCATAGTACTGGAACATTATATCATACTGACCCTTCTGAACAATTGTACTGAATTCGGAACTTGGGTAAACGGTTACTGTTGTTGGTATTCCGAAGCTTGTTAATGCATTAGCAATGCTGTTAACTAGAGCCAACTGTGGTGGTGCTGCCCCTGACCCTATGTATAGTGTTAGTGTGAATTCTGAGCCATTAGGCGTGTACCATACTCCACCCTTCTTAGTGAAGCCAACACTCTCAAGGAGCTTAGCAGCCTCATCAGGATTATAAGTGTAGTTAATTAGTGGTGACCCTTGGCTAGCCCAGTAGCTTATAACCTGCTGAACCAGACTTGGGTACTTATCATTCATAATGCCGACTTGCGGCATTGGTGATGGTAATATGAATTGAGGCCCGTATGCTGCTTGAGCCAACTGGGTCCAATTAACGGCGTAGTAAATA from the Caldivirga sp. genome contains:
- a CDS encoding ABC transporter permease; amino-acid sequence: MARRDVINTSIWAAKSIAIVFAELVFAISISFFLIHAMPGNPYQIILVGLLQRGIPYEQAKIMAAALAGYNPNVNPIVSWAGYMWSVFHGNLGYSLIYRAPVSKIIATAAPWTILLVAVSLTLAFATGYILGLYAASKTGVVDALINGSLSFFQSIPAYVLALILIIIFGVLLKIAPIAGAYSSNVTPGFTAKFILDVMRHLALPLLTYFLVIFPGWVFGTRSLAISITREDYVLVAKARSLPEKRITLTYIGKNALLPQLTALLYSYGLMFGSSIFIESTFAIPGLGYVLAIGSGSRDYLLTIGSFLVIIIAVILGNFIADVTYG
- a CDS encoding MFS transporter encodes the protein MSHTAHVLRRYLPILAFISVLTMYIEMAVLPSIYRIENEFSVSASEVSWVLSAETLGGLALAPVIGKLADEYGKKRVLMIVLVIYTVSVLFTSISPNFSALVAFRALQGIGLGINPIAYTILRERLPREQLPMAQGIIASTFAIGGAVALPIGAFIAQYYDWQTVYWTALPLLIAAILVAYRVLPDSRGNMSKEPIDLLGLASLSLSFLIIGLALTYAHQIGWTSPLTLGGVVIGLIVFGLFLRHSRRAPNPIISIEDFSNPNVAVPLLASFVSGFGLFLLFQALVYLFELPRPVGFGMDILSTGITLAPISIIMLIVGPAFGALSGRVGVKPILVVAPLIAALGSLILAVTSLDYSLTVADVMITLVVTLIGIGGMMVTRITVLMMSASERRLATITGTNTTMRLMGNTLGPVFASSILDTYKQGVLMGMLGKLPILYMVPSRLSFYYIFMSSAVSSILTALIALKVRETVKGAGKVKVSIPVQG
- a CDS encoding site-2 protease family protein — translated: MSLCLLERRDLVISGLAVFIASFMLFSQYWLVDLSLLGPISLASALVAVTAFMAHELMHRYVARRLGYIACFKLVKYGLVMLLVTALIGLAARSPFMMGAPGAVAIGPNILGKENSKYRALIALAGPGTNVIMAALFYALTLFTANINITLLLALHLTYILNSILALFNSLPIPPLDGYQVIRNREYGLWLTLMVSSIIISIPALEYLL
- a CDS encoding DUF711 family protein; translated protein: MKIRAVTLFTDDLASLPNLLDRVNAGISAVSSKYGVSVVTKRVTLPFVSSINAAKEQLRILKSIAARRGYVYSGLSLMTPLDPTTVAKLIEEYDTYSMIWMPDYDDDAANFYVNLLKAMSSEEPLAARKVAVLLGDLIETPYYPASVNVKGGTGLSIAILYASDLLSGSGDLQRRIKNLVGKANAIGEELSELAGVEYRGIDASLSPWGQDSVVKVIEKAGGLRFGELGTLAVIGLINRLISELPLSKTGFNEIMLPLGEDDELKARFNDGLVDLFKLISYTQVCVAGIDMVPVPISELGLIKNLILDLSEVVRVKGRSLGIRLIPARETSIDLGEDFGKSPVISLLTGKVLK
- a CDS encoding acetyl ornithine aminotransferase family protein, which codes for MPNWYWDVKPSDVPRIVVEPPGPRALSIVKSDESLIMQSFGRWYPLVIKRGLGPVVEDVDGNLYIDFNSGIAVMNVGHSHPRVVKAIRDQASEFTHYSLTDFYYELAVKHASMLIEVTPISGEKNVFYANSGTEAIEGALKIARGHFRNQRPYVMAFLGAFHGRTYGSMSLTASKPIQRLGFNPMMPNVIHAPYPYPYRCPFGRKLSEEECGEQALSFIEDWLLGRLVDPSEVAAVFIEPIQGEGGYVVPPINFMRGLRKLTEEHGIMLVVDEVQSGFGRTGRWFAVEHFGVQPDLIAMAKAIAAGLPLGAIVGKADLMKLPKGSHANTFGGNPVALAAGIEVINIIRDEDLLTNASRVGDYIMRRFREEANSSRLIGDVRGLGLMIGVELVKDKVSKEPAVKELGEVLMRSFKRGVAVIGAGKSTIRIAPPLNIPIELAEKAVDIIIESIRSVERDYVNPGGT